The following coding sequences are from one Geothrix sp. window:
- the glyA gene encoding serine hydroxymethyltransferase codes for MYEVIRTSDPAVFQALELEVQRQRHHLELIASENYASRAVMQTMGSHFTNKYAEGYPGKRYYGGCSQVDIIENLARDRAKQIFGAEHANVQPHSGAQANMAVYLAALKPGDTVMGLDLAHGGHLTHGHPLNSSGILYKFVPYHVRQEDERVDMDEVRALALQHRPKMIVVGASAYSRTWDFKRFREICDEVGALLMVDMAHIAGLVATGHHPNPVPHADYVTTTTHKTLRGPRGGMILCKSQYAKDLDRAVFPGVQGGPLMHVIAAKAVALHEIQQPDFKAYSGQVIRNAHALAKGLQERGWRIVSGGTDNHLFLVDLRDHGLLGHEAEDCLHRAGMTTNKNGIPFDPNPPLKPSGIRLGSPALTTRGMKEEEMDQIARFFDVTLRHRADESTFARVRQEVFHLTDQFPIPE; via the coding sequence ATGTATGAAGTGATCCGAACCTCCGACCCCGCTGTGTTCCAGGCCCTGGAGCTGGAGGTCCAGCGCCAGCGGCACCACCTGGAACTCATCGCCTCGGAGAACTACGCCTCCCGCGCCGTCATGCAAACCATGGGCTCCCACTTCACCAACAAGTACGCAGAAGGCTACCCGGGCAAGCGCTACTACGGCGGCTGCAGCCAGGTGGACATCATCGAGAACCTGGCCCGCGACCGCGCCAAGCAGATCTTCGGCGCCGAGCATGCCAACGTGCAGCCCCACAGTGGCGCCCAGGCCAACATGGCCGTCTACCTCGCGGCCCTGAAGCCCGGCGACACGGTCATGGGCCTCGACCTCGCCCACGGCGGCCACCTCACCCACGGCCACCCCCTGAACAGCTCCGGCATCCTCTACAAGTTCGTGCCCTACCACGTGCGCCAGGAGGACGAGCGGGTGGACATGGACGAAGTCCGCGCCCTGGCCCTGCAGCACCGCCCCAAGATGATCGTGGTGGGCGCCTCCGCCTACAGCCGCACCTGGGACTTCAAGCGCTTCCGCGAGATCTGCGACGAGGTGGGCGCCCTGCTGATGGTGGACATGGCCCACATCGCCGGCCTGGTCGCCACCGGACACCACCCGAACCCCGTGCCCCACGCGGATTATGTCACCACCACCACCCACAAGACCCTGCGCGGCCCCCGCGGCGGCATGATCCTCTGCAAGTCCCAATACGCCAAGGATCTCGACCGCGCCGTCTTCCCCGGCGTCCAGGGCGGCCCCCTCATGCACGTCATCGCCGCCAAGGCAGTGGCCCTCCACGAGATCCAACAGCCTGATTTCAAGGCCTACAGTGGGCAGGTGATCCGCAATGCCCACGCCCTGGCCAAGGGCCTCCAGGAGCGCGGCTGGCGCATCGTCAGCGGCGGCACGGACAACCACCTCTTCCTGGTGGACCTGCGCGACCACGGCCTGCTGGGCCACGAGGCCGAGGACTGCCTCCACCGCGCCGGCATGACCACCAACAAAAACGGCATCCCCTTCGACCCCAACCCTCCCCTCAAGCCTTCCGGCATCCGTCTGGGCAGCCCCGCCCTCACCACCCGGGGCATGAAGGAGGAGGAGATGGATCAGATCGCCCGCTTCTTCGACGTGACGCTGCGCCACCGGGCCGACGAGAGCACCTTCGCCCGGGTCCGCCAGGAGGTCTTCCACCTGACCGACCAGTTCCCGATCCCCGAATAA
- the purB gene encoding adenylosuccinate lyase — protein sequence MPFLPPHDGPELERFEHPLASRYASKAMVRLLSPLYRQRVWRRLWIALAESESELGLPVTAAQIAELKASQDDVDFDAIARHEAALRHDVMAAIHAWGEQAPGARPIIHLGATSCFVTDNGDLLITQEALQLLRRRLQDVLAALAAFAAQWQDQPTLGFTHFQPAQPTTVGKRACLWLQDLLLDLEDLDHVIATTPVRGVKGVTGTQATFLELFEGDGAKVEELERRFCAKVGFPAIPVCGQTATRKLEDRVGQVLCGIAASASKFACDLRLLQHLKEVEEPFETKQIGSSAMPYKRNPMRSERINSLARFVLGLMPSSYQTTATQWMERTLDDSAHRRLTISQGLLAVDAILVLLKNVASGLVVNPRMIEARLMSELPFMAAEVMLMEGVKRGGDRQDLHEAFRVASLEAGRRIKQEGRPNELLSLLAADPAWAMDEAELTTLLDAARFTGRAGEQVRQFLAGPVAGALKGHVPADEAAVRV from the coding sequence ATGCCCTTCCTGCCGCCCCACGATGGTCCCGAACTGGAGCGATTCGAGCATCCCCTGGCCAGCCGCTATGCCAGCAAGGCCATGGTGCGCCTGCTCTCGCCCCTCTACCGCCAGCGCGTGTGGCGGCGCCTCTGGATCGCCCTGGCCGAATCCGAGTCCGAGCTGGGTCTGCCCGTGACGGCCGCGCAGATCGCCGAGCTGAAGGCCAGCCAGGACGACGTGGATTTCGACGCCATCGCGCGCCACGAAGCCGCCCTGCGCCACGACGTGATGGCCGCCATCCACGCCTGGGGCGAGCAGGCGCCGGGCGCGCGGCCCATCATCCACCTGGGGGCCACCAGCTGCTTCGTCACGGACAACGGCGACCTGCTCATCACCCAGGAGGCGCTGCAGCTGCTGCGCCGCCGCCTGCAGGACGTGCTCGCCGCCCTGGCGGCCTTTGCGGCCCAGTGGCAGGATCAGCCCACCCTGGGCTTCACCCACTTCCAGCCCGCCCAGCCCACCACCGTGGGCAAGCGGGCCTGCCTGTGGCTGCAGGATCTCCTCCTCGATCTGGAGGACCTGGACCACGTCATCGCCACCACCCCGGTCCGCGGCGTGAAGGGCGTGACCGGCACCCAGGCCACCTTCCTGGAATTGTTCGAAGGGGATGGCGCCAAGGTCGAGGAGCTGGAGCGGCGCTTCTGCGCCAAGGTGGGCTTCCCCGCGATCCCCGTCTGTGGCCAGACGGCCACGCGCAAACTGGAAGACCGCGTCGGCCAGGTGCTCTGCGGCATCGCCGCCAGCGCCTCCAAGTTCGCCTGCGACCTGCGCCTGCTCCAGCATTTGAAAGAGGTGGAGGAACCCTTCGAGACCAAGCAGATCGGCTCGTCGGCCATGCCCTACAAGCGCAACCCCATGCGCAGCGAGCGCATCAACAGCCTGGCGCGCTTCGTCCTGGGGCTCATGCCCAGCAGCTACCAGACCACGGCCACCCAGTGGATGGAGCGCACCCTGGATGACTCGGCCCATCGCCGCCTCACCATCAGCCAGGGCCTGCTGGCGGTGGACGCCATCCTGGTGCTGCTCAAGAACGTGGCCTCGGGGCTGGTGGTGAACCCCCGGATGATCGAGGCCCGCCTCATGAGCGAGCTGCCCTTCATGGCCGCCGAGGTGATGCTCATGGAGGGCGTGAAGCGCGGTGGGGATCGGCAGGACCTGCACGAGGCCTTCCGCGTGGCCTCCCTGGAGGCCGGCCGGCGCATCAAGCAGGAGGGGCGTCCCAACGAGCTGCTCTCTCTGCTGGCGGCGGATCCCGCCTGGGCCATGGACGAGGCCGAGCTGACCACCCTCCTGGATGCCGCCCGGTTCACGGGCCGGGCCGGCGAGCAGGTGCGCCAGTTCCTGGCCGGCCCCGTGGCCGGGGCCCTGAAGGGCCATGTCCCGGCGGACGAAGCCGCCGTCCGCGTCTGA
- a CDS encoding 4Fe-4S dicluster domain-containing protein: MAKKLDEPQERGDFFKSLGTLFAGFVANRVEDAVTGLGPKLLRPPGALDEFEFLTKCTRCDRCMRACPENAILVAAPSAGLALKTPYIDPRSVPCFLCTTLPCIAECDDGALVWPTFKKADGTVIEGPKAVRMGTARVKPSQCVTWDTLEREARACRICVDRCPYPEEAIRIAPSAEGETIGHPMVEADVCTGCGLCVFACPAEPTAIVVEPRRD; the protein is encoded by the coding sequence ATGGCCAAGAAGCTCGACGAACCCCAGGAACGCGGCGACTTCTTCAAGTCCCTGGGGACCCTGTTCGCCGGTTTCGTGGCCAACCGGGTCGAGGATGCGGTGACGGGCCTGGGGCCCAAGCTGCTGCGGCCGCCCGGGGCCCTGGACGAGTTCGAGTTCCTGACCAAGTGCACCCGCTGCGACCGCTGCATGCGGGCCTGCCCCGAGAACGCCATCCTGGTGGCGGCGCCCTCGGCGGGACTGGCGCTGAAGACACCCTACATCGATCCCCGCAGCGTCCCCTGCTTCCTCTGCACCACGCTGCCCTGCATCGCCGAGTGCGACGACGGCGCCCTGGTCTGGCCGACCTTCAAGAAGGCCGACGGCACGGTGATCGAGGGCCCGAAGGCCGTCCGCATGGGCACCGCCCGCGTGAAGCCAAGCCAGTGTGTCACCTGGGACACCCTGGAGCGGGAGGCCCGCGCCTGCCGCATCTGCGTGGACCGCTGCCCCTACCCCGAGGAGGCCATCCGCATCGCGCCCTCCGCCGAAGGCGAGACCATCGGCCACCCCATGGTGGAGGCCGATGTCTGCACGGGCTGCGGTCTCTGCGTCTTCGCGTGCCCGGCGGAACCGACCGCCATCGTGGTGGAGCCACGGCGGGACTGA
- the lipA gene encoding lipoyl synthase, translating into MARFSKRVGREVLAGHPRLPEWITKERVNLADLHGMKRDLRDSHLHTVCEEARCPNRTHCFTNGTATFLLMGDVCTRACGFCSIQSGKPRLLDPQEPSETAERVAAMQLRFAVLTSVNRDDLPDGGAAHFAETVLAIKRRNPGVGVEVLVPDFLGDLEAVARVVAAGPTVFNHNTETVPSLYAEVRPAGRFERSLRVLSHAKEMGKALYGTSFRTKSGLMLGLGETESELLSTFEALAKAQVDILTLGQYLRPTRHQLPVKRYVHPDEFAALGQKAKAFGFTTVYAGPLVRSSFNAHEVAEFEGISIA; encoded by the coding sequence ATGGCCCGTTTCTCAAAGCGCGTCGGTCGCGAAGTGCTGGCAGGCCACCCCCGCCTCCCCGAGTGGATCACCAAGGAGCGGGTGAACCTCGCCGACCTGCACGGCATGAAGCGCGACCTGCGGGACTCCCACCTGCACACGGTCTGCGAAGAGGCTCGCTGTCCCAACCGCACCCACTGCTTCACGAACGGCACCGCCACCTTCCTCCTCATGGGCGATGTCTGCACCCGGGCCTGCGGCTTCTGCAGCATCCAGAGCGGCAAGCCGCGGCTACTGGATCCGCAGGAGCCCTCCGAAACAGCGGAGCGGGTGGCGGCCATGCAGCTGCGCTTCGCGGTGCTCACCAGCGTGAACCGCGACGACCTGCCGGACGGCGGGGCCGCCCACTTCGCCGAGACGGTGCTGGCCATCAAGCGCCGCAATCCCGGCGTGGGCGTAGAGGTGCTGGTGCCCGACTTCCTGGGCGACCTGGAGGCCGTGGCCCGGGTGGTGGCCGCCGGGCCCACCGTGTTCAACCACAACACCGAGACCGTGCCGAGCCTCTACGCTGAGGTGCGGCCCGCGGGGAGGTTCGAGCGGTCGCTTCGCGTGCTGTCGCACGCGAAGGAGATGGGGAAGGCCTTGTACGGCACCTCCTTCCGCACGAAGAGCGGTCTCATGCTCGGGCTTGGCGAGACCGAGTCCGAGCTGCTCTCCACCTTCGAAGCCCTGGCCAAGGCCCAGGTGGACATCCTCACCCTGGGCCAGTACCTGCGCCCCACGCGCCACCAGCTCCCCGTGAAGCGCTACGTGCACCCGGACGAATTCGCCGCCCTGGGCCAGAAGGCCAAGGCCTTCGGCTTCACCACCGTCTACGCCGGCCCCTTGGTGCGCTCCAGCTTCAACGCCCACGAGGTGGCGGAATTCGAGGGCATCAGCATCGCGTAG
- a CDS encoding EamA family transporter: protein MAWLGWALAAMGFMGLANLGMKAAGLRGLEPASVLLWVVLGEIPVALAYWFWRGRPVGTAGGVAWGLGAGLLTALALILLNESFSRGAKAALAVGIMNANFVLVALLAFILFREQLQPSKLVGLAATLSGLWLMAR, encoded by the coding sequence ATGGCGTGGTTGGGTTGGGCGTTGGCGGCGATGGGATTCATGGGCCTCGCCAATCTGGGGATGAAGGCGGCGGGCCTGCGCGGGCTGGAACCGGCGTCGGTGCTCCTCTGGGTGGTGCTGGGCGAGATCCCGGTGGCCCTGGCCTACTGGTTCTGGCGCGGCCGGCCCGTGGGTACCGCGGGCGGCGTGGCCTGGGGCCTCGGGGCCGGCCTCCTCACGGCCCTGGCCCTGATCCTCCTGAACGAGAGCTTCTCCCGCGGCGCCAAGGCCGCCCTGGCGGTGGGCATCATGAACGCCAACTTCGTGCTGGTGGCCCTCCTGGCTTTCATCCTCTTCCGCGAGCAGCTCCAGCCCTCCAAGCTGGTGGGTCTCGCGGCCACCCTTTCCGGCCTGTGGCTGATGGCCCGATGA
- a CDS encoding APC family permease, producing the protein MATFRRFLLGQRLASGDSSHTKVSNVIGLSVFSSDALSSVAYATQEIMASLSSNLHTAAAAVTVAAVHPLFGLSVPVALGIVGLLAILGVSYRQTILAYPTGGGAYIVAKSNLGELAALVAGSSLLLDYILTVSVSVSSGVAAITAAFPLLDGHNVSLTLFAIVFIALANLRGVKESGALFAIPTYGFVALMLILLGVGTVRTMVGGGPTPVQAQQALEHTQHFGGLALVWIFMRAYSAGCTALTGVEAVSNGVQAFKDPAEHNASKTLVYMVLLLGVMFLGITLLSQRFGIAYQHSTDPSVVAETLLSKLAKAIYGDVSHGLPKLMYYLTQTFTFAILVVAANTAYADFPRLAALMGRDNYLPRQFASQGDRLVFSNGILILTAVSCFLVWILHANTDLLLPLYALGVFTGFTISQAGMVVHWLRLKTSEPRWLSKALINGVGMAASGIVMVDIAITKFAHGAWLVVVLIPMMVWLFLQIHRHYIRVKSILAASRAEFLPHRRNRVVVLVSGIHSGVVQALNYAKVIADHGEVEAITVDFPDEHGRESAALERLRSDWPRYCEGIPLRAIRSPYRKIVEPIVDELDRMRRVEPEYTITVILPEFVTGHWWANLLHNQTAWRIKGTLLMKPKTVVISIPYHLEPIIE; encoded by the coding sequence ATGGCCACCTTCCGAAGATTCCTCCTGGGACAGCGCCTCGCCAGCGGGGATTCGTCCCACACCAAGGTCAGCAACGTCATCGGCCTGTCCGTGTTCAGCTCGGACGCCCTCTCCTCGGTGGCGTATGCCACCCAGGAGATCATGGCCAGCCTGTCCAGCAACCTGCACACGGCGGCGGCGGCCGTGACCGTGGCCGCGGTCCATCCGCTCTTCGGCCTGTCGGTGCCCGTGGCCCTCGGCATCGTGGGCCTCCTCGCCATCCTCGGCGTCAGCTACCGGCAGACCATCCTCGCCTATCCCACCGGCGGCGGTGCCTACATCGTGGCCAAGTCCAACCTGGGCGAGCTGGCGGCCCTGGTGGCCGGCTCCAGCCTGCTGCTGGACTACATCCTGACCGTCTCGGTGTCCGTCTCCTCCGGCGTGGCGGCCATCACGGCGGCCTTTCCCCTGCTGGACGGCCACAACGTCTCGCTGACCCTCTTCGCCATCGTGTTCATCGCCCTCGCCAACCTCCGCGGGGTGAAAGAGAGCGGAGCCCTCTTCGCCATCCCCACCTACGGCTTCGTGGCCCTCATGCTGATCCTGCTGGGGGTGGGGACGGTCCGCACCATGGTCGGCGGCGGTCCCACGCCCGTCCAGGCGCAGCAGGCCCTGGAGCACACCCAGCACTTCGGGGGCCTGGCCCTGGTCTGGATCTTCATGCGGGCCTATTCCGCCGGCTGCACCGCGCTGACCGGAGTGGAAGCCGTCTCCAACGGCGTGCAGGCCTTCAAGGACCCCGCCGAGCACAACGCCTCGAAGACCCTGGTCTACATGGTGCTCCTGCTGGGCGTGATGTTCCTGGGCATCACCCTGCTGTCCCAGCGCTTCGGCATCGCCTACCAGCACAGCACCGACCCCAGCGTCGTGGCGGAAACCCTGCTGTCCAAGCTGGCCAAGGCCATCTACGGCGACGTCAGCCACGGCCTGCCCAAACTGATGTACTACCTGACCCAGACCTTCACCTTTGCCATCCTGGTGGTCGCGGCCAACACCGCCTATGCGGACTTCCCGCGCCTGGCGGCGCTCATGGGCCGGGACAACTACCTGCCCCGCCAGTTCGCCAGCCAGGGCGACCGCCTGGTCTTCTCCAACGGCATCCTGATCCTCACCGCCGTCAGCTGCTTCCTGGTGTGGATCCTCCACGCCAACACGGACCTGCTGCTGCCCCTCTACGCCCTGGGCGTGTTCACGGGATTCACCATCTCCCAGGCGGGCATGGTCGTCCACTGGCTCAGGCTCAAGACCAGCGAGCCCCGCTGGCTGAGCAAGGCCCTCATCAACGGCGTGGGCATGGCCGCCTCGGGCATCGTCATGGTGGACATCGCCATCACCAAGTTCGCCCACGGGGCCTGGCTGGTGGTGGTGCTGATCCCGATGATGGTGTGGCTGTTCCTGCAGATCCACCGGCACTACATCCGGGTGAAGTCCATCCTCGCGGCCAGCCGGGCGGAATTCCTCCCCCACCGCCGGAACCGCGTGGTGGTGCTGGTCTCCGGCATCCACTCGGGGGTCGTCCAGGCCCTGAACTACGCCAAGGTGATCGCCGACCACGGCGAGGTGGAGGCCATCACCGTGGACTTCCCCGACGAGCACGGCCGCGAGAGCGCCGCCCTGGAGCGGCTGCGGTCGGACTGGCCCCGGTACTGCGAGGGCATCCCCCTCCGCGCCATCCGCAGCCCCTACCGCAAGATCGTGGAGCCCATCGTGGATGAGCTCGACCGCATGCGCCGGGTGGAGCCGGAGTACACCATCACCGTGATCCTGCCGGAGTTCGTCACGGGGCACTGGTGGGCCAACCTGCTCCACAACCAGACCGCCTGGCGCATCAAGGGCACCCTGCTGATGAAGCCCAAGACCGTGGTGATCTCCATCCCGTACCACCTGGAGCCCATCATCGAGTGA
- a CDS encoding MFS transporter: MTTGTLGVFHPSTRLYRFTILIFISLLVLGSYFAYDSIGALENTLMAELHLDRSTIGSLYTAYSVAAIAIVFFGGMLYDKLGPRKASLLFSVLVFVGAVIVAVAKGKWMLIFGRLIFGAGSESLIVVQSAIISRWFKGKEMAMAFGIALTLSRVGTVFAFNTEELIADHFHSFRVALWAAALLCLFSVLCNLVFIVMDRHGEKVLSLQKAEAGDKIVFADLKKFTSSYWFVVLLCVTFYSAIFPFTALSSDMFHDKWGIPNVTVMTGSFLSKVFYNFTHMFNTAGGITSITIAASMVFAPFAGGLVDRIGRRASLMVVGALIMIPAHLLLGITHWNPIPMMALLGVAFVLVPAAMWPSVPLVVEEKRVGTAFGLMTAIQNGGLALFPLLNGWLRDKTGTYTSTQVMFAGLGAVGLLFAFLLLRSDRRLGGVLEAGASTKA, encoded by the coding sequence ATGACGACCGGCACTCTGGGTGTCTTTCATCCAAGCACCCGCCTCTACCGTTTCACCATCCTGATCTTCATCAGCCTCCTGGTGCTCGGCAGCTACTTCGCCTACGACAGCATCGGGGCCCTTGAGAATACGCTGATGGCGGAGCTGCACCTGGACCGGAGCACCATCGGGTCGCTTTACACGGCCTATTCCGTGGCCGCCATCGCCATCGTGTTCTTCGGCGGCATGCTCTACGACAAGCTGGGACCCCGCAAGGCCAGCCTGCTTTTCAGCGTGCTGGTGTTCGTGGGGGCGGTCATCGTGGCCGTGGCCAAGGGCAAGTGGATGCTCATTTTTGGGCGCCTGATCTTCGGCGCGGGCTCCGAGTCGCTCATCGTGGTCCAGAGCGCCATCATCAGCCGCTGGTTCAAGGGCAAGGAGATGGCCATGGCCTTCGGCATCGCCCTCACCCTTAGTCGGGTGGGCACGGTGTTCGCCTTCAACACTGAAGAACTCATCGCCGACCATTTCCACAGCTTCCGCGTCGCCCTTTGGGCTGCGGCCCTGCTCTGTCTGTTTTCGGTGCTCTGCAACCTGGTCTTCATTGTCATGGACCGGCACGGGGAGAAGGTGCTCTCCCTCCAGAAGGCCGAGGCCGGCGACAAGATCGTCTTCGCCGACCTCAAGAAATTCACCTCGTCCTACTGGTTCGTGGTGCTGCTCTGCGTGACCTTCTACAGCGCCATCTTCCCCTTCACGGCCCTGTCCTCGGACATGTTCCACGACAAGTGGGGCATTCCCAACGTGACCGTGATGACGGGCAGTTTCCTGTCCAAGGTGTTCTACAACTTCACCCACATGTTCAACACGGCGGGTGGCATCACCAGCATCACCATCGCTGCCTCGATGGTGTTCGCACCCTTTGCCGGTGGCCTTGTGGACCGCATCGGGCGACGGGCCTCCCTGATGGTGGTGGGGGCCCTGATCATGATTCCTGCCCACCTGCTATTGGGGATCACACACTGGAACCCCATTCCCATGATGGCGCTGCTGGGCGTGGCCTTCGTGCTGGTGCCCGCCGCCATGTGGCCCTCGGTGCCCCTGGTGGTGGAGGAGAAGCGCGTCGGCACGGCCTTCGGCCTGATGACCGCCATCCAGAATGGCGGCCTGGCGCTCTTCCCGCTGCTCAATGGTTGGCTGCGGGACAAGACGGGCACCTACACCTCCACCCAGGTCATGTTCGCGGGCCTGGGTGCGGTGGGACTCCTCTTCGCCTTCCTGCTGCTGCGCTCGGATCGGCGCCTGGGGGGCGTTCTCGAGGCGGGCGCCTCAACCAAGGCCTGA
- a CDS encoding ribonuclease domain-containing protein: protein MTRWRSTLACLAAGLVCLAALLLPAGCGPQASAPPPVLVQAAVQDPIPVHARETLAYVRQHGYAPPGYVGGRVFGNYEGQLPRYNAKRKRIEYREWDVRPRAEGRNRGAERLVTGNDGRAWYTADHYRSFLEVK, encoded by the coding sequence ATGACCCGCTGGAGAAGCACCCTCGCATGCCTGGCCGCGGGCCTGGTGTGTCTGGCCGCTCTCCTCCTGCCCGCCGGCTGCGGCCCCCAGGCCTCGGCGCCGCCGCCCGTCCTGGTTCAGGCCGCCGTGCAGGATCCCATCCCGGTCCACGCCCGGGAGACGCTCGCGTACGTCCGGCAGCACGGCTATGCCCCGCCGGGCTATGTGGGCGGGCGGGTCTTCGGGAACTACGAGGGGCAGCTGCCCCGCTACAACGCGAAGCGGAAGCGCATTGAGTACCGCGAGTGGGACGTCCGGCCCCGGGCCGAGGGCAGGAACCGGGGCGCCGAGCGCCTGGTGACGGGGAACGACGGCCGGGCCTGGTACACCGCCGACCACTACCGCAGCTTCCTCGAAGTGAAGTGA
- a CDS encoding barstar family protein — MGLSFQGPALFQPWRGTAGDLVDAAAGHPALWWLRGSRMRTRRGLMDEWAAAAQFPPHFGGTWDALRDALADLPEGGTFLVLEAEQLLQEAPPGDFTTLVAVLGAVQEDLAPKAFRMVLQAEEADFDTLVSGLRAMGIG; from the coding sequence ATGGGCCTGTCCTTTCAGGGGCCGGCCCTGTTCCAACCCTGGCGGGGCACCGCCGGGGACCTGGTGGACGCAGCAGCGGGGCACCCGGCCCTCTGGTGGCTGCGGGGCTCCCGCATGCGCACGCGCCGGGGGCTGATGGACGAGTGGGCCGCGGCCGCGCAGTTTCCGCCCCACTTCGGTGGCACCTGGGACGCCCTGCGGGATGCCCTGGCCGACCTGCCCGAAGGCGGCACCTTCCTGGTCCTGGAGGCGGAACAGCTGCTGCAGGAGGCGCCCCCCGGCGACTTCACGACCCTGGTGGCGGTGCTGGGCGCCGTCCAGGAGGACCTGGCACCCAAGGCCTTCCGGATGGTCCTCCAGGCCGAGGAAGCGGATTTCGACACCCTGGTCTCGGGCCTGCGGGCCATGGGGATCGGCTAG
- a CDS encoding nuclear transport factor 2 family protein: MPQPLVVDRFYEAFARRDAAAMAACYHPDATFEDPAFGPLDREAAGAMWAMLLARATDLVITHQVLGEAGSEVRARWEARYTFTRTGRPVLNRIEATVILEDGLIRTHRDHFSFWAWARQAFGPAGLLLGWTPWFQTKVRAEALRGLAGFRAKTAGT, encoded by the coding sequence ATGCCCCAGCCCCTGGTGGTGGACCGCTTCTACGAGGCCTTCGCCCGGCGGGATGCCGCGGCCATGGCCGCCTGCTACCACCCCGACGCCACCTTCGAGGATCCGGCCTTCGGCCCCCTGGATCGGGAGGCCGCCGGCGCCATGTGGGCCATGCTCCTGGCCCGCGCCACCGACCTCGTGATCACCCATCAGGTGCTAGGAGAAGCCGGTTCCGAGGTCCGGGCCCGCTGGGAGGCCCGCTACACCTTCACCCGTACCGGGCGGCCCGTGCTCAACCGCATCGAGGCCACCGTCATCCTCGAGGACGGCCTCATCCGTACCCACCGGGACCACTTCAGCTTCTGGGCCTGGGCCCGCCAGGCCTTCGGCCCCGCGGGACTCCTGCTGGGCTGGACGCCCTGGTTCCAGACCAAGGTGCGGGCCGAGGCCCTCCGTGGCCTGGCCGGCTTCCGGGCGAAGACCGCCGGGACCTAG
- a CDS encoding YceH family protein, with product MPDFDLSPLESRVLGCLLEKQLSTPDVYPLSMNGLLNACNQSSNREPVLSLVESDVREAVDALIARGLAEHWPGRVLKVAHTAKPTWNLSVQEGALLGELLLRGPQTPGELRTNTRRMYAFPDLDEVEGCLAVLMEAEPPLVVRLARVPGAREARVAHLLSGPVEAGGAVPPAPNAAPARAGRIEQLEADLSSLREELAELRREFEAFKAQF from the coding sequence ATGCCCGACTTCGACCTGAGCCCCCTGGAATCCCGCGTGCTCGGCTGCCTTCTGGAGAAGCAGCTGAGCACGCCGGATGTGTACCCCCTGTCCATGAACGGCTTGCTGAACGCCTGCAACCAGTCCAGCAACAGGGAGCCCGTGCTTTCCCTGGTGGAGTCCGACGTCCGGGAAGCCGTGGACGCCCTCATCGCCCGGGGCCTCGCCGAGCACTGGCCTGGCCGGGTGCTGAAGGTGGCCCACACCGCCAAGCCCACCTGGAACCTGTCGGTGCAGGAGGGGGCCCTCCTCGGGGAGCTGCTCCTGCGCGGCCCCCAGACCCCGGGCGAGCTGCGCACCAACACCCGCCGCATGTACGCCTTTCCCGACCTCGACGAGGTGGAGGGCTGCCTGGCGGTCCTGATGGAGGCCGAACCGCCCCTGGTGGTCCGCCTGGCCCGGGTTCCCGGCGCGCGGGAGGCGCGGGTGGCACACCTGCTGTCCGGCCCCGTGGAGGCGGGTGGTGCCGTTCCTCCCGCCCCGAATGCCGCGCCCGCCCGTGCAGGGCGCATCGAACAGTTGGAGGCCGATCTCTCCTCTCTCCGCGAGGAACTCGCGGAGCTGCGGAGGGAATTCGAAGCCTTCAAGGCCCAGTTCTGA